The Paenibacillus tianjinensis genome has a window encoding:
- a CDS encoding helix-turn-helix transcriptional regulator — protein MLIVKPILKQWLDERGYKSQQAFAKEVGIPQKTINNFDDSVQHKTTTLFKIARHLGITVDELFHVEEIEEPDTDKVKQ, from the coding sequence ATGTTAATAGTAAAACCAATCTTAAAACAATGGTTGGATGAACGTGGTTACAAAAGTCAACAAGCGTTTGCTAAAGAAGTAGGCATACCACAAAAAACAATTAATAACTTTGATGACAGTGTGCAACATAAAACCACAACACTTTTTAAGATAGCTCGACATCTTGGTATTACGGTAGATGAACTATTTCATGTTGAGGAAATAGAAGAGCCAGACACTGATAAAGTCAAACAATAA